One region of Acidobacteriota bacterium genomic DNA includes:
- a CDS encoding ATP-binding protein — protein sequence MPYPGVRIRFDFCAQADLLDLIQSVADHLSRTGGLDDEATHWVGVAVREGVVNAIRHGCRDDTTKRITVELGLEPPEKPVELVVRVIDPGEGFDPDDVADPLAEENLLKPTGRGIFFMRRMMDDVTLRRPPEGGMEVRMVKRLRPAV from the coding sequence ATGCCTTACCCCGGCGTCCGGATCCGCTTCGACTTTTGCGCTCAGGCTGATCTGCTGGACCTGATCCAGTCGGTTGCCGACCACCTGAGCCGTACGGGTGGGCTCGACGACGAAGCGACGCACTGGGTCGGCGTCGCCGTCCGTGAGGGCGTGGTCAACGCCATCCGGCATGGTTGCCGCGACGACACGACGAAGCGGATAACGGTGGAGCTGGGCCTGGAGCCGCCCGAGAAGCCGGTCGAGCTGGTTGTGCGGGTCATCGATCCCGGCGAAGGTTTCGATCCGGACGATGTGGCCGATCCGCTCGCTGAAGAGAACCTGCTCAAGCCGACCGGCCGGGGCATTTTCTTCATGCGCCGGATGATGGATGACGTTACGTTGCGCCGTCCCCCCGAAGGAGGGATGGAAGTGCGCATGGTGAAACGACTGAGACCGGCCGTATGA
- a CDS encoding inositol monophosphatase, producing the protein MTRAEVDPLWIATAAEVVLHAGAMQCERFGTDVAIDKKGVIDLVTQVDVDIERWFRAMIAARFPGHRVLAEELGTEAEAPPAAGRTDYCWVFDPIDGTINFTHGLPIFCASLALEIDGVPSVAAVYDPMREELFTAELGSGARLNGAPLRVSEADNLVDAMLCTGFPYDVHETVDDVVALFGAFVAESRAVRRLGSAAIDLCYVAAGRFDGFWEERLHPWDIAAGALLVTEAGGVVSGLGGEPFVSRHGSIVASNGRIHEKMLATIRQRSLQRTP; encoded by the coding sequence ATGACGCGTGCCGAGGTGGATCCGCTGTGGATCGCGACCGCCGCCGAGGTGGTGCTGCATGCCGGCGCCATGCAGTGCGAGCGCTTCGGCACGGATGTCGCCATCGACAAGAAGGGCGTCATCGATCTCGTCACACAGGTCGACGTCGATATCGAGCGCTGGTTTCGCGCGATGATCGCCGCGCGTTTCCCTGGCCACCGCGTTCTGGCGGAGGAACTGGGGACCGAAGCGGAAGCTCCGCCGGCGGCTGGGCGCACGGACTATTGCTGGGTGTTCGATCCGATCGACGGCACCATCAACTTTACGCACGGCCTGCCGATCTTCTGTGCGTCGCTGGCCCTCGAAATCGACGGCGTTCCGTCCGTGGCGGCGGTTTACGACCCGATGCGCGAGGAGCTGTTCACGGCGGAACTCGGGAGTGGCGCGCGGCTCAATGGCGCGCCGTTACGCGTTTCCGAGGCGGACAACCTGGTCGACGCGATGCTCTGCACCGGCTTTCCCTACGACGTGCACGAGACGGTCGACGACGTCGTGGCGCTGTTCGGAGCGTTCGTCGCGGAATCACGCGCGGTCCGGCGGCTCGGTTCTGCCGCGATCGACCTCTGCTACGTTGCCGCCGGCCGTTTTGATGGCTTCTGGGAGGAACGGCTCCATCCCTGGGATATCGCCGCCGGTGCGCTGCTCGTGACCGAGGCGGGCGGCGTGGTGAGCGGCCTGGGCGGCGAGCCGTTCGTTTCGCGCCACGGATCGATCGTGGCCTCGAACGGCCGGATCCACGAGAAGATGCTCGCGACGATCCGCCAGCGTTCCCTGCAGCGGACACCCTGA
- a CDS encoding outer membrane beta-barrel protein has translation MPREDLMRRTTTLGTLAVAMAVGTALIAASAAPAQAQQSFTLGYGQFSLKDVDSRIDHDVVLTNLDLFAIRVGDFDGRSLTGSWNVGIGDHLEAGLGLGFYQKTVPSVYADYLNENGSEIVQDFRLRIVPATATVRVLPFGRSALQPYFGVGVGMYAWRYAEFGEFIDFTDFSVFSDRFVATGTDPGGIILGGVRLPVGDAWSIGVELQYHQATGVVGLENGFLEDEIDLGGLMSQVTLGVRF, from the coding sequence ATGCCACGGGAGGACCTCATGCGACGCACTACAACCCTCGGGACGCTGGCGGTGGCTATGGCAGTCGGCACGGCGTTGATTGCGGCCAGCGCAGCGCCCGCCCAGGCGCAGCAGTCATTTACTCTCGGGTACGGGCAGTTCAGCCTGAAGGATGTCGACAGCCGGATCGATCATGACGTCGTGCTGACGAACCTCGATCTGTTCGCCATCCGCGTGGGCGACTTCGATGGACGGTCGCTGACCGGGTCCTGGAACGTCGGAATCGGCGATCACCTGGAGGCGGGGCTGGGTCTTGGCTTCTACCAGAAGACGGTGCCGAGCGTCTATGCCGACTACCTCAACGAGAACGGGTCCGAGATAGTGCAGGACTTCCGCCTGCGGATCGTGCCGGCTACCGCGACGGTGCGTGTCTTGCCGTTCGGACGCTCCGCCCTGCAGCCCTATTTCGGCGTCGGGGTCGGAATGTACGCCTGGCGCTACGCCGAGTTCGGCGAGTTCATCGACTTCACCGACTTCAGCGTCTTCTCCGACCGTTTCGTGGCGACCGGCACCGACCCCGGCGGGATCATCCTCGGCGGGGTGCGCCTTCCGGTGGGAGATGCATGGTCGATCGGCGTGGAGCTGCAGTACCACCAGGCGACCGGAGTCGTCGGGCTGGAGAACGGTTTCCTCGAGGACGAGATCGACCTGGGCGGCCTGATGTCGCAGGTGACGCTGGGCGTGCGCTTCTGA
- a CDS encoding carbohydrate binding family 9 domain-containing protein has product MQTAPVEGAAASEPTDVYLVYDGENLYVGVRARYGDTGLMRANRADRDQIAEDDTVSLFFDPFRDRQRAYQFTVNGFGVQGDAILNSTGLRNRTQRRAIGARGGGASDAPPSGIPEGDISWDALFLSAGAPSDDGWTAEMAIPFRSLRYPAVEAGESHRWGFQVSRTVKGKDETVVWSPVSRDIAQFLAQMGVLDGLANLSTARNLEILPTVTALRTGSLDTAGAFTDNDVAEAGLNVKYGLSSDLTADFTINPDFSQIESDLPQIDVNQRFPLFYPELRPFFLEGQEIFNVFAPITPIHTRTIIDPRYGGKVSGKVGRSSVGVLFADDEAPGKRDDPSDPAFGRTANVAIGRARFDLYPESFVGATVTNRNFMDSYSRMLAFDSNMRLGATNRWNVFVSRAWHRDEKGIERRGEAMGTFFNHLGRNVNFSAFYGGTTPDFRIDTGFVRRVDDKRMFTNLSYRWWPEHWLVNWGPRLRYGRNYSFENVLMDETVGGGLDFTFARNVRLGLSAERALERYGGIDFWKWNHGVDFDVNASRRVALVGSFTWGESIRYSGMPFLGRGRLGSLTAIFRPASRLQSQLNVELSRLDDPRTETLVFDIRVLRALTTFQFTERFLIRNIMEYNSFDGTIDGNLLLTYRVNSGTVFYLGYDGHYQQEDRLDPLLYVTDRYRQTNRAIFTKISYLFRY; this is encoded by the coding sequence GTGCAGACGGCGCCGGTGGAGGGGGCTGCGGCCAGCGAGCCGACCGACGTGTACCTCGTCTATGACGGCGAGAATCTGTACGTCGGGGTCCGTGCGCGCTACGGCGACACCGGCCTTATGCGGGCCAACCGCGCGGACCGCGACCAGATCGCGGAGGACGACACCGTCTCCCTGTTCTTCGACCCCTTCCGCGACCGTCAGCGCGCCTACCAGTTCACGGTCAACGGCTTTGGCGTGCAGGGGGACGCCATTCTGAATTCGACCGGCCTTCGGAACCGCACGCAACGCCGGGCCATCGGGGCGCGGGGCGGCGGAGCCTCGGATGCGCCGCCGAGCGGCATTCCCGAAGGCGACATCTCCTGGGACGCGCTGTTCCTGTCGGCCGGCGCGCCCTCGGACGACGGCTGGACGGCGGAGATGGCGATTCCGTTCAGGAGTCTGCGGTACCCGGCAGTGGAGGCGGGCGAGTCTCACCGCTGGGGTTTCCAGGTGTCTCGTACCGTCAAGGGCAAGGACGAGACGGTCGTCTGGTCGCCGGTTTCCCGGGACATCGCGCAGTTCCTGGCGCAGATGGGAGTACTGGATGGCTTGGCGAATCTCTCGACGGCTCGCAACCTGGAGATCCTGCCGACGGTGACCGCCCTGCGTACCGGATCGCTCGACACGGCCGGAGCCTTCACCGACAACGACGTGGCGGAGGCGGGGCTCAACGTGAAGTACGGCCTCTCCTCGGACCTGACCGCCGACTTCACGATCAATCCGGACTTCTCGCAGATCGAGTCGGATCTGCCGCAGATCGACGTGAATCAGCGGTTTCCGCTCTTCTATCCCGAGTTGCGGCCGTTCTTCCTGGAAGGGCAGGAGATCTTCAACGTCTTCGCGCCGATTACCCCCATTCATACCCGGACCATCATCGATCCCCGCTACGGCGGCAAGGTGAGCGGCAAGGTGGGCCGGAGCTCGGTCGGCGTCCTGTTCGCGGACGACGAGGCGCCGGGCAAGCGGGACGATCCATCGGATCCGGCGTTCGGCCGGACCGCCAACGTGGCGATTGGCCGGGCGCGCTTCGACCTCTATCCGGAGTCGTTCGTCGGCGCGACGGTGACCAACCGCAACTTCATGGACAGTTACAGCCGGATGCTCGCATTCGACTCCAACATGCGGCTCGGCGCCACCAACCGCTGGAACGTCTTCGTGTCGCGGGCGTGGCACCGCGACGAGAAGGGGATCGAGCGCCGGGGCGAGGCGATGGGGACGTTCTTCAATCACCTCGGGCGGAACGTGAACTTCTCCGCGTTCTACGGTGGCACCACTCCCGACTTCCGTATAGACACCGGCTTCGTTCGACGGGTCGACGACAAGCGCATGTTCACCAACCTGTCGTACCGATGGTGGCCGGAGCACTGGCTGGTCAACTGGGGGCCGCGCCTGCGGTACGGGCGCAACTACTCGTTCGAGAACGTGCTGATGGACGAGACCGTCGGGGGCGGTCTCGACTTCACTTTCGCGCGGAACGTGCGGCTCGGGTTGAGCGCGGAGCGGGCGCTCGAACGCTACGGCGGCATCGATTTCTGGAAGTGGAATCACGGCGTCGACTTCGACGTCAACGCCAGCCGGCGGGTCGCGCTGGTCGGCAGCTTCACGTGGGGCGAGTCAATCCGCTACAGCGGGATGCCGTTTCTCGGCCGCGGCCGGCTCGGCAGCCTGACCGCGATCTTCCGGCCGGCGTCCCGGCTGCAGTCGCAACTGAACGTCGAACTGAGCCGTCTCGACGATCCGCGCACCGAGACGCTGGTGTTCGACATCCGCGTGCTGCGGGCGCTCACCACGTTCCAGTTCACCGAGCGGTTCCTGATTCGGAACATCATGGAATACAACTCGTTCGACGGCACCATCGACGGCAACCTGCTGCTGACCTACCGCGTCAATTCCGGGACCGTGTTCTACCTCGGCTACGATGGCCACTACCAGCAGGAGGACCGCCTGGATCCCCTGCTCTACGTCACGGACCGCTACCGGCAGACCAACCGCGCGATCTTCACGAAGATCTCGTATCTCTTCCGCTACTGA